A part of Periophthalmus magnuspinnatus isolate fPerMag1 chromosome 14, fPerMag1.2.pri, whole genome shotgun sequence genomic DNA contains:
- the LOC117381104 gene encoding HMG box transcription factor BBX isoform X2, which translates to MKGGGTGKEPPVAGEIAGKRPKRKCLQWHPLLSKKTLDFSEEEDEDDEEEQEKDQGSQVQSGPGPAEVDDDPSEQRARRPMNAFLLFCKRHRSLVRQEHPRLDNRGATKILADWWAVLDPKEKQKYTDMAKEYKDAFMKANPGYKWCPTTSKPVKSAPCQPVSTARKKVWPFISGPCKDSTAKKVPKADSTPQLNFAMADPTKMGGLSMLLLAGEHALTNKEVPSSTKPSLHETVTERDPLPELKAEILCGTIPKRVPDITKNRVKPEPSPPAESSVAPEVKPCRQSALFQLAEMCLASEAQKMDTEVAQPEDSCSRPSSEQTSVKAELKEEKETTDNAPSTPPFPVSSPPTITSTSSDPTPLTNSLSPRLKKKPKKREEPKKEDAEDIPTPAKVMKIDTHPKSVADLISTTIEMVAKRSLQQPEETRIQSSQSCGSHVLPKKTKPKSRGSTEKAEVKIDNSVQCGEDNSDEGLESEILDSSLKTEVPETITDRTETPDNMAESEQSFTKPKEEDKSKDRTSEVECISESRGSRKSERSCKGALYKTLVSEGMLTSLRANIDRGKRGALRASDNDANWTEDSWTLTQMGSNNPKKLKKSKSKDDSSPGLGKLEEEFEKKFNSLPQYSPMIFDKKGTAVTKRKRADVIVQDEAPKPGKGPFPSLKKTSFHKIVRKHKLKKDKPVPVERVVQNDLTLLDSASKAKSPTAIVCPDAQGSVNMEMLVGSQKRKARKTKITHLVRTADGSVSPVEGDKLRDPIQEQDKKPLPPQNLCNEKGCYSDPPEAETERSVTPQDLPAFFSLTALAEVAAMENAHRGQRSLAESQKKELAQTPVLISCADQ; encoded by the exons ATGAAGGGTGGAGGAACTGGAAAAGAGCCACCAGTCGCTGGAGAGATCGCAGGAAAACGGCCCAAACGCAAATGTCTGCAGTGGCACCCACTCCTGTCCAAAAAGACCCTGGACTTctcagaggaagaggacgaggacgatgaagaggagcaggagaag GACCAGGGCTCTCAGGTGCAGAGTGGTCCTGGTCCAGCTGAAGTGGACGATGATCCCTCAGAGCAGAGAGCCCGCCGGCCCATGAACGCCTTCCTGTTGTTCTGTAAGCGCCATCGCTCTCTGGTGCGCCAGGAGCACCCACGTCTGGACAACAGAGGGGCCACCAAGATTCTTGCTGACTGGTGGGCTGTGCTGGACCCCAAGGAGAAGCAGAAATATACGGACATGGCCAAGGAG TACAAAGATGCTTTTATGAAGGCAAATCCTGGATACAAATGGTGCCCTACCACAAGCAAACCAGTGAAGAGTGCTCCCTGTCAGCCAGTGAGTACAGCACGCAAAAAAGTGTGGCCCTTCATCTCAGGCCCATGTAAAGACTCCACTGCCAAGAAAGTGCCCAAAGCAGACAGCACGCCACAGTTAAATTTTGCCATGGCAG ATCCTACAAAGATGGGAGGCCTCAGTATGCTGCTTTTGGCTGGTGAACATGCTCTCACAAACAAAGAG GTCCCTTCAAGCACTAAACCAAGTTTACATGAAACAGTCACTGAGAGAGACCCTCTCCCAGAACTTAAAGCAGAG ATATTGTGTGGAACAATACCGAAGAGAGTGCCTGATATTACTAAAAACAGGGTTAAGCCTGAACCTTCCCCTCCAGCTGAG TCATCTGTGGCACCAGAAGTAAAACCATGCAGGCAGTCTGCTCTGTTCCAGCTCGCAGAG ATGTGTCTAGCGTCCGAAGCACAGAAGATGGACACCGAGGTTGCACAGCCTGAGGACAGTTGCTCGAGACCCTCCTCTGAGCAAACTTCAGTCAAAGCTGAACtcaaggaagagaaagaaaccACTGACAACGCTCCGTCCACACCCCCATTCCCTGTCTCCTCACCTCCCACCATCACCTCTACCTCCAGTGACCCCACCCCCCTGACCAACAGCCTCAGTCCCCGCCTCAAAAAGAAACCCAAGAAGAGGGAAGAGCCTAAAAAGGAGGACGCAGAAGATATTCCAACTCCAGCTAAAGTCATGAAAATTGACACCCATCCCAAATCAGTCGCTGATCTGATTTCCACCACTATTGAAATGGTTGCCAAGAGATCATTGCAACAACCAGAAGAGACCAGGATCCAAAGCAGCCAAAGTTGTGGGAGCCATGTTTTACCCAAAAAGACCAAGCCCAAATCAAGGGGTTCTACGGAGAAAGCGGAGGTTAAGATTGACAACAGTGTACAGTGTGGGGAAGATAATTCAGATGAGGGATTGGAGAGTGAAATACTGGACAGCAGTCTGAAAACCGAGGTACCAGAAACAATCACTGACAGGACAGAGACTCCGGACAACATGGCTGAATCGGAGCAATCCTTCACTAAACCGAAGGAGGAGGACAAAAGTAAAGATCGTACTAGTGAAGTAGAGTGCATCAGTGAAAGTAGAGGGTCCAGGAAGTCTGAGAGGAGCTGCAAAGGCGCCTTGTACAAAACACTGGTTTCAGAAGGGATGCTAACGTCTTTGAGAGCTAACATTGACAGAG gTAAAAGAGGTGCCTTACGTGCTTCTGATAATGATGCAAACTGGACTGAAGACAGCTGGACACTCACTCAGATGGGATCCAATAATCCCAAAAAGCTCAAGAAGTCCAAGTCCAAAGACGACTCTTCCCCCGG tcTGGGAAAACTGGAGGAAGAATTTGAAAAGAAGTTCAACAGCCTGCCTCAGTACAGTCCCATGATATTTGACAAAAAAGGCACAGCTGTTACAAAGAGGAAAAGGGCTGATGTCATAGTTCAAGATGAGGCCCCCAAACCCGGTAAAG GACCATTTCCATCTCTGAAAAAGACTTCATTCCACAAGATTGTTAGGAAGCATAAACTCAAAAAGGACAAGCCAGTTCCAGTGGAAAGAG TGGTTCAGAATGACCTGACCTTGCTAGACTCAGCATCAAAAGCCAAATCCCCCACTGCCATCGTGTGCCCAGACGCCCAGGGCAGTGTGAACATGGAGATGCTCGTAGGAAGCCAGAAGAGGAAAGCCAGGAAGACCAAGATCACTCACTTGGTTCGCACAGCAGATGGGAGTGTGTCTCCAGTCGAAG GTGACAAACTTAGGGACCCGATCCAGGAACAGGATAAGAAGCCATTACCCCCCCAGAATTTATGCAATGAAAAAGGGTGCTACAGCGATCCCCCTGAAGCGGAGACCGAGAGGAGCGTCACACCACAGGATCTGCCTGCTTTTTTCAGTTTAACAGCACTTGCCGAGGTTGCTGCTATGGAAAATGCTCATAG AGGCCAGAGGAGCTTGGCTGAGAGTCAGAAGAAGGAGCTGGCTCAGACTCCAGTGCTGATCTCCTGTGCTGATCAGTGA
- the LOC117381104 gene encoding HMG box transcription factor BBX isoform X1 has protein sequence MKGGGTGKEPPVAGEIAGKRPKRKCLQWHPLLSKKTLDFSEEEDEDDEEEQEKDQGSQVQSGPGPAEVDDDPSEQRARRPMNAFLLFCKRHRSLVRQEHPRLDNRGATKILADWWAVLDPKEKQKYTDMAKEYKDAFMKANPGYKWCPTTSKPVKSAPCQPVSTARKKVWPFISGPCKDSTAKKVPKADSTPQLNFAMADPTKMGGLSMLLLAGEHALTNKEVPSSTKPSLHETVTERDPLPELKAEILCGTIPKRVPDITKNRVKPEPSPPAESSVAPEVKPCRQSALFQLAEMCLASEAQKMDTEVAQPEDSCSRPSSEQTSVKAELKEEKETTDNAPSTPPFPVSSPPTITSTSSDPTPLTNSLSPRLKKKPKKREEPKKEDAEDIPTPAKVMKIDTHPKSVADLISTTIEMVAKRSLQQPEETRIQSSQSCGSHVLPKKTKPKSRGSTEKAEVKIDNSVQCGEDNSDEGLESEILDSSLKTEVPETITDRTETPDNMAESEQSFTKPKEEDKSKDRTSEVECISESRGSRKSERSCKGALYKTLVSEGMLTSLRANIDRGKRGALRASDNDANWTEDSWTLTQMGSNNPKKLKKSKSKDDSSPGLGKLEEEFEKKFNSLPQYSPMIFDKKGTAVTKRKRADVIVQDEAPKPGKGPFPSLKKTSFHKIVRKHKLKKDKPVPVERVVVQNDLTLLDSASKAKSPTAIVCPDAQGSVNMEMLVGSQKRKARKTKITHLVRTADGSVSPVEGDKLRDPIQEQDKKPLPPQNLCNEKGCYSDPPEAETERSVTPQDLPAFFSLTALAEVAAMENAHRGQRSLAESQKKELAQTPVLISCADQ, from the exons ATGAAGGGTGGAGGAACTGGAAAAGAGCCACCAGTCGCTGGAGAGATCGCAGGAAAACGGCCCAAACGCAAATGTCTGCAGTGGCACCCACTCCTGTCCAAAAAGACCCTGGACTTctcagaggaagaggacgaggacgatgaagaggagcaggagaag GACCAGGGCTCTCAGGTGCAGAGTGGTCCTGGTCCAGCTGAAGTGGACGATGATCCCTCAGAGCAGAGAGCCCGCCGGCCCATGAACGCCTTCCTGTTGTTCTGTAAGCGCCATCGCTCTCTGGTGCGCCAGGAGCACCCACGTCTGGACAACAGAGGGGCCACCAAGATTCTTGCTGACTGGTGGGCTGTGCTGGACCCCAAGGAGAAGCAGAAATATACGGACATGGCCAAGGAG TACAAAGATGCTTTTATGAAGGCAAATCCTGGATACAAATGGTGCCCTACCACAAGCAAACCAGTGAAGAGTGCTCCCTGTCAGCCAGTGAGTACAGCACGCAAAAAAGTGTGGCCCTTCATCTCAGGCCCATGTAAAGACTCCACTGCCAAGAAAGTGCCCAAAGCAGACAGCACGCCACAGTTAAATTTTGCCATGGCAG ATCCTACAAAGATGGGAGGCCTCAGTATGCTGCTTTTGGCTGGTGAACATGCTCTCACAAACAAAGAG GTCCCTTCAAGCACTAAACCAAGTTTACATGAAACAGTCACTGAGAGAGACCCTCTCCCAGAACTTAAAGCAGAG ATATTGTGTGGAACAATACCGAAGAGAGTGCCTGATATTACTAAAAACAGGGTTAAGCCTGAACCTTCCCCTCCAGCTGAG TCATCTGTGGCACCAGAAGTAAAACCATGCAGGCAGTCTGCTCTGTTCCAGCTCGCAGAG ATGTGTCTAGCGTCCGAAGCACAGAAGATGGACACCGAGGTTGCACAGCCTGAGGACAGTTGCTCGAGACCCTCCTCTGAGCAAACTTCAGTCAAAGCTGAACtcaaggaagagaaagaaaccACTGACAACGCTCCGTCCACACCCCCATTCCCTGTCTCCTCACCTCCCACCATCACCTCTACCTCCAGTGACCCCACCCCCCTGACCAACAGCCTCAGTCCCCGCCTCAAAAAGAAACCCAAGAAGAGGGAAGAGCCTAAAAAGGAGGACGCAGAAGATATTCCAACTCCAGCTAAAGTCATGAAAATTGACACCCATCCCAAATCAGTCGCTGATCTGATTTCCACCACTATTGAAATGGTTGCCAAGAGATCATTGCAACAACCAGAAGAGACCAGGATCCAAAGCAGCCAAAGTTGTGGGAGCCATGTTTTACCCAAAAAGACCAAGCCCAAATCAAGGGGTTCTACGGAGAAAGCGGAGGTTAAGATTGACAACAGTGTACAGTGTGGGGAAGATAATTCAGATGAGGGATTGGAGAGTGAAATACTGGACAGCAGTCTGAAAACCGAGGTACCAGAAACAATCACTGACAGGACAGAGACTCCGGACAACATGGCTGAATCGGAGCAATCCTTCACTAAACCGAAGGAGGAGGACAAAAGTAAAGATCGTACTAGTGAAGTAGAGTGCATCAGTGAAAGTAGAGGGTCCAGGAAGTCTGAGAGGAGCTGCAAAGGCGCCTTGTACAAAACACTGGTTTCAGAAGGGATGCTAACGTCTTTGAGAGCTAACATTGACAGAG gTAAAAGAGGTGCCTTACGTGCTTCTGATAATGATGCAAACTGGACTGAAGACAGCTGGACACTCACTCAGATGGGATCCAATAATCCCAAAAAGCTCAAGAAGTCCAAGTCCAAAGACGACTCTTCCCCCGG tcTGGGAAAACTGGAGGAAGAATTTGAAAAGAAGTTCAACAGCCTGCCTCAGTACAGTCCCATGATATTTGACAAAAAAGGCACAGCTGTTACAAAGAGGAAAAGGGCTGATGTCATAGTTCAAGATGAGGCCCCCAAACCCGGTAAAG GACCATTTCCATCTCTGAAAAAGACTTCATTCCACAAGATTGTTAGGAAGCATAAACTCAAAAAGGACAAGCCAGTTCCAGTGGAAAGAG tAGTGGTTCAGAATGACCTGACCTTGCTAGACTCAGCATCAAAAGCCAAATCCCCCACTGCCATCGTGTGCCCAGACGCCCAGGGCAGTGTGAACATGGAGATGCTCGTAGGAAGCCAGAAGAGGAAAGCCAGGAAGACCAAGATCACTCACTTGGTTCGCACAGCAGATGGGAGTGTGTCTCCAGTCGAAG GTGACAAACTTAGGGACCCGATCCAGGAACAGGATAAGAAGCCATTACCCCCCCAGAATTTATGCAATGAAAAAGGGTGCTACAGCGATCCCCCTGAAGCGGAGACCGAGAGGAGCGTCACACCACAGGATCTGCCTGCTTTTTTCAGTTTAACAGCACTTGCCGAGGTTGCTGCTATGGAAAATGCTCATAG AGGCCAGAGGAGCTTGGCTGAGAGTCAGAAGAAGGAGCTGGCTCAGACTCCAGTGCTGATCTCCTGTGCTGATCAGTGA